In Scylla paramamosain isolate STU-SP2022 chromosome 31, ASM3559412v1, whole genome shotgun sequence, one DNA window encodes the following:
- the LOC135116350 gene encoding probable glutamate receptor isoform X2 → MMIMKIMMVMVVMMMVVAGEESTSAFLHHSLGRRFFIAFVATHETPGVNIFVPRESAGSSVPLGVMREVAAAGGCSVAVVPVTSSDQVTATLARDSARTLNVALLDTPQQVAMFVEVSEASLLSERSWLVLGDLQALDDAERRPVLAIDNMVTFASLEDSENVTTTTNTTNTVTTPSRVIVREAYSVVDDTPLKVETLGAWLGGGGRVPEAKEHWSDRRTNLTGLHLRCTTMPQAPFVYTSPPDRDLNVNITGGFAKEIWDALQEILGFTYSCRLPWDRTFGVMDADGSWSGLVGELVEGHADVVVTALDHNDERAKAVTFVTGLREIGYSMVVRRPGLMEQTWTSFTSELLPEAWLGTIAFVVLAPPFLVLCACYSPFETERVTFKDAYILAIGAFAVQGSWLEVRSVSTRIVFITIFMATLVVYAHYTSALVSLLTVASTSVGFSSLQELVQDGSYRFGFKSGTLLEQEFRKAHHSVFRDVWEELVLPHADSLVTEDHQGIAKATKEKYVYMMEDNLYRSNYGNNCLVMQVRGRYFTTQTGMALRRHSPLTKILDAQLIKFRDGGLLSRAWRRWQPMMTHCTAQSVVAIELNHLFTAFLLLLLGMILSVVILPCERLHWRVVGRLKTVRAQQIQVMRQKGLVSPLPPPQDLPAASGDISLMGRLRYSTQYSPPFAPFGTL, encoded by the exons CCGCGGGGAGCAGCGTGCCCCTGGGGGTGATGCGAGAGGTGGCTGCGGCAGGCGGGTGCAGCGTGGCGGTGGTGCCTGTGACCTCCTCCGACCAGGTGACGGCCACGCTGGCGAGAGACAGTGCCAGGACGCTTAACGTGGCCCTGCTTGACACTCCACAGCAGGTCGCCATGTttgtagag GTGAGTGAAGCGTCCCTGCTGAGTGAGCGGTCGTGGCTGGTGCTGGGTGACCTGCAGGCCCTGGACGACGCGGAGAGGCGACCCGTGCTGGCCATCGACAACATG GTTACTTTTGCCTCGCTGGAAGACTCCGAAAACGTCACCACAacgaccaacaccaccaacaccgtcaCCACCCCCAGCAGAGTGATCGTGCGGGAGGCGTACTCGGTGGTGGATGACACGCCCCTCAAGGTGGAGACGCTGGGGGCGTGgctgggaggagggggacgcGTGCCCGAGGCCAAGGAACACTGGAGCGACAGACGGACCAACCTGACGGGACTGCACCTCAGATGTACCACCATGCCG CAGGCGCCCTTCGTGTACACCAGCCCGCCTGACAGAGACCTGAACGTGAACATCACCGGGGGGTTCGCCAAGGAGATCTGGGACGCCCTGCAGGAGATACTCGGCTTTAC GTACTCGTGTCGCCTGCCGTGGGACCGTACCTTCGGGGTGATGGACGCTGACGGGTCCTGGAGCGGCCTGGTGGGGGAACTGGTGGAGGGCCACGCCgacgtggtggtgacggcgctCGACCACAACGACGAGCGTGCCAAGGCGGTCACGTTTGTCACGGGCCTCAGGGAGATTGG ATACAGCATGGTAGTGCGACGCCCCGGCCTCATGGAGCAGACTTGGACGAGCTTCACCAGTGAGCTGCTGCCCGAGGCGTGGCTGGGCACCATCGCCTTCGTGGTGCTTGCGCCGCCCTTCCTCGTGCTGTGCGCCTGCTACTCCCCCTTCGAGACCGAGCGCGTCACCTTCAAAGACGCCTACATCCTCGCCATAGGGGCCTTCGCTGTGCAAG GTTCGTGGCTTGAGGTGCGCAGTGTGTCGACGCGCATTGTGTTCATCACTATCTTCATGGCCACGCTGGTGGTGTATGCGCACTACACCTCGGCCCTCGTGTCGCTGCTCACCGTCGCCTCCACCAGCGTCGGATTCTCCAGCCTTCAGGAGCTTGTGCAGGACGGCTCCTATCGCTTTGGCTTCAAGAGTGGCACGTTGCTGGAGCAGGAattcagg AAAGCCCACCACTCGGTCTTCCGGGACGTGTGGGAGGAGCTGGTGCTGCCTCACGCTGACAGCCTCGTCACGGAGGACCACCAAGGCATTGCCAAG GCGACGAAGGAGAAGTACGTGTACATGATGGAAGATAACTTGTACAGATCCAACTACGGGAACAACTGCCTGGTGATGCAAGTGAGGGGGCGTTACTTCACCACGCAGACTGGCATGGCGCTGCGTCGCCACTCCCCGCTCACCAAGATACTCGACGccca ACTCATCAAGTTTCGAGACGGGGGTTTGCTGAGCCGGGCGTGGCGTCGGTGGCAGCCCATGATGACGCACTGCACGGCCCAGAGCGTGGTGGCCATCGAGCTGAACCACCTCTTCACggccttcctgctgctgctgctcggcATGATCCTCTCCGTGGTGATCCTGCCCTGCGAGAG GCTGCACTGGCGGGTGGTGGGCAGACTCAAGACGGTGCGGGCTCAGCAGATTCAGGTGATGCGCCAGAAGGGCCTCGTGTCGCCCTTGCCGCCGCCTCAGGACCTCCCGGCAGCCAGCGGGGACATCTCGCTCATGGGCCGCCTCCGCTACTCCACGCAGTACAGCCCGCCTTTCGCGCCCTTCGGTACTCTGTAG
- the LOC135116353 gene encoding betaine--homocysteine S-methyltransferase 1-like, translated as MAPKKGLLQRLDEGVVIGDGGFVFALEKRGYVKAGPWTPEATVQYPDAVRGLHREFLRAGSDVMQAFTFYASDDKLSNRGNESSAKYTCRGINDAACRLAREVAEEGDGLVAGGLSQTPTYLSGMSKADTQKEFQKQVDVFVENKVDFLIAEYFEHVEEMEWAIESCLKSGLPVVASMCIGPEGDLHGITVEECAVRMAKAGAHVVGINCHFDPFVTLEGLKKMKAALDAAGLKVHLIAQPLAFHTPDAQKQGFIDLPEFPFGLEPRICTRWDMHRYAREAYDLGVRYIGGCCGFEAYHIRAVAEELAKERGKLPAGSEKHEQWAGGLRMHTKPWVRARAGRQYWENLRPSSGRPFSAAMSKPDAWGVTAGDASLKQKKDATTEEELTNLAKSCKVANGK; from the exons ATGGCTCCCAAGAAG GGTCTCCTGCAGCGGCTGGACGAGGGCGTGGTGATCGGCGATGGCGGGTTCGTGTTTGCTCTGGAGAAGCGAGGATATGTCAAGGCAGGACCCTGGACTCCCGAGGCCACCGTGCAATATCCTGATGCAG TGCGTGGGCTGCACCGGGAGTTCCTGCGTGCCGGCTCGGACGTGATGCAGGCCTTCACCTTCTACGCCTCAGACGACAAACTGTCCAACCGCGGCAATGAGTCCAGCGCCAAGTATACG TGTCGTGGAATCAACGATGCCGCGTGCAGGCTGGCTCGCGAGGTGGCCGAGGAAGGCGACGGGCTGGTTGCGGGCGGCCTCTCCCAGACACCCACCTACCTCTCAG GCATGAGCAAGGCAGACACACAGAAGGAGTTCCAGAAGCAAGTTGATGTCTTCGTCGAGAACAAAGTCGATTTCCTTATTGCTGAG TACTTCGAGCAcgtggaggagatggagtggGCAATCGAATCGTGCCTCAAGTCCGGCCTGCCTGTGGTGGCCTCCATGTGCATCGGGCCTGAGGGCGACCTGCACGGCATCACCGTCGAGGAGTGCGCCGTCCGCATGGCCAAAGCCGGGGCCCACGTGG TGGGCATCAACTGTCACTTCGACCCCTTCGTCACCCTGGAAGGCCTGAAGAAGATGAAGGCAGCCCTGGACGCGGCGGGTCTCAAGGTTCACCTCATCGCCCAGCCCCTCGCCTTCCACACCCCGGATGCCCAGAAACAAGGCTTCATCGATCTGCCAGAGTTCCCCTTCG GGCTGGAGCCTCGCATCTGCACCCGCTGGGACATGCATCGCTACGCCAGGGAAGCCTACGATCTCGGGGTGCGGTACATCGGCGGGTGCTGTGGCTTCGAGGCGTACCACATCCGTGCCGTGGCCGAGGAGCTGGCCAAAGAGCGCGGGAAGCTGCCGGCGGGGTCTGAGAAGCACGAGCAATGGGCCGGCGGGCTGAGGATGCACACCAAGCCGTGGGTCAGGGCAAG agCCGGCCGCCAGTACTGGGAAAACCTGCGTCCTTCCTCGGGCCGCCCATTCAGCGCCGCCATGTCCAAGCCCGATGCGTGGGGCGTGACTGCCGGTGACGCGAGCCTCAAGCAGAAGAAGGACGCCACTACTGAGGAGGAGCTGACAAACCTTGCGAAATCCTGCAAAGTAGCGAACGGGAAGTGA